The Cellulophaga lytica DSM 7489 nucleotide sequence TGTGAACATCAATGGACAAAATTATGTTATGAATAGTATTCTCGTAGTATATTACTTCATATACAATATATATAAAAATGGGATTAGGTCTATACGCATATAGCGTAAAGACCTATCCCAAAAACGTTATGGTTGTTGCTATTATTTAAGCTCAACTTCCGCTCCTGCTTCTTCTAAAGATTTTTTAATACCTTCAGCTTCGTCTTTAGAAACACCTTCTTTAACAGCTTTTGGTGCGCTATCTACGATATCTTTAGCATCTTTTAAACCTAAACCAGTTAATTCCTTAACTAATTTTACAACTGCTAATTTAGAAGCACCAGCTGATTTTAATACAACATCAAATTCAGTTTGCTCTTCTGCAGCTTCACCACCAGCAGCTCCACCACCAGCAGCAACAGCTAC carries:
- the rplL gene encoding 50S ribosomal protein L7/L12; amino-acid sequence: MADLKDFAEQLVNLTVKEVNELANILKDEYGIEPAAAAVAVAAGGGAAGGEAAEEQTEFDVVLKSAGASKLAVVKLVKELTGLGLKDAKDIVDSAPKAVKEGVSKDEAEGIKKSLEEAGAEVELK